CGCGCCCAGCGCCTTGCGTACGCCAATCTCGCGTGTGCGCTCGCGTACGGCCACCAGCATCACATTCATCACGCCCAGGCCACCGAGAAACAACGTAGTGATTCCCACCGCTCCCAGGAAGTACTTCATGCCGTCAGTCATGGTGCGAAAAGCCTGCGCTTCCTCTACCGTGTCCCAGATGCTGGCAGCTTCCTTGTCGCGCGGATCGAAGTCATGCACCCGCGCCAGGACATGTACCATCTCGTCCTTGCAAGCCTCATGCTGAGCTACTGACTTGGGCACAACCAGTAGGCGGTCCAGGGAATGCTGTGTATCGGGAGGCTTATTGGGATAGTCGCGCTGAATTGCCGTGAAGGGCACGAACAACTTGTTGACATCCCATCCGTCGTAGCTGGAGTCCTGCTTCTTTTCCGCCATCACCCCAATGATGACGTACGGGATATCCCGCACCATTACCGTCTCGCCGATCGCTGGCCGCGAGCCGAATAGCTGCTTCTTGGCATCTGTGCCCAGTACAACCACGCGGCGCGCCTGATTGACATCCTCCCAGGAATAGAACCGTCCCTGGCCCAAATTGATGCTGCGTACCTCGGCGAAAGGCGGCAGCGAGCCGGTCACTAGTAGTGCGGCATTGTTGAACCGGCTTACGATCCTCACATCTTTCTGGCCCAGTTCGGGCAGGGCATACTTGCAGTCGGTTGCCTCCTGCTCGATCAAGGTGGCGTCGGTATCATCCCAGCGCACACGCCGGCCTGCGCGCAAGCCGCCAGCCTGCATGCTCGTTTTTCCGGAAAAAACGATCATGATGTCGCGGCCAAAGGTCTCCGCTACCTTTTGCTGGCCTACTCTGAGCCCTTCCCCGGCCGCCACCATGAGGACAATAGAGATGATGCCCCAGGCAATTCCGAACATCGTCAGTGCTGTACGCAGCTTGTGTGCCAGCAGGGTACGTATCACGTCGGCAAAGAGGTCGCGGATCACCATCGGCTTAGGTTTGGACGCGACACCTCCGCAATGGGAAGCGAGAAAGTCGCGGTCCTGCTCTTATCTACGTGTCGATGCTAGGTTTTGTTCCGCTAGGAGGGCGCTAGTACTGGCGGCTTACACGAGGAGCTGCGCCATCACGATCTTAGCGATCATGGCGATCGGGTAGACGCTGGCGTAGGCCAGATTCGGTGTTTCCGAGTGCGCCATTTCATCTGCGTAGGCCAGGCAGGCTGGTTGTGTCTGGATGCCCGACATCAGCCCCATCAACGAGTCGAAAGGAATCCGTAGAATCCTGTATCCCACCACCAACGTCAGCAATGTGACACCCAGTGTGGCCACCGCTCCGGCCAATAGAAGTTGCCAGCCATTCGTACGCAGCGCCTGGACAAATGCAAAGCCCGCATTGATGCCTACTCCTGCCAGGAAGAACAACAGCCCGATCTGGCGAATCGTGAGATTCGCGGCCAGCGGCATAATCCAACTGATCCGCCCTGAGCGTTCCAGCTTTCCCAGTATCAGTGCCACCAACAATGGCCCACCTGCCAGGCCCAGGTGCACCGACTCTCCACCCGGAAGCGGAATGGGAACCATTCCCGCCAGTACACCAAGCACCGTGCCGATAG
The sequence above is a segment of the Terriglobales bacterium genome. Coding sequences within it:
- a CDS encoding ABC transporter permease; amino-acid sequence: MVIRDLFADVIRTLLAHKLRTALTMFGIAWGIISIVLMVAAGEGLRVGQQKVAETFGRDIMIVFSGKTSMQAGGLRAGRRVRWDDTDATLIEQEATDCKYALPELGQKDVRIVSRFNNAALLVTGSLPPFAEVRSINLGQGRFYSWEDVNQARRVVVLGTDAKKQLFGSRPAIGETVMVRDIPYVIIGVMAEKKQDSSYDGWDVNKLFVPFTAIQRDYPNKPPDTQHSLDRLLVVPKSVAQHEACKDEMVHVLARVHDFDPRDKEAASIWDTVEEAQAFRTMTDGMKYFLGAVGITTLFLGGLGVMNVMLVAVRERTREIGVRKALGAPSHSILRQFFMEAVLIAILSGGTGLGIAYGLCALVNLLPMPDF